The Amblyomma americanum isolate KBUSLIRL-KWMA chromosome 2, ASM5285725v1, whole genome shotgun sequence genome contains the following window.
tttgagcttggctttaaaattctTGCACTACGTAGagcacaggccaccgagcgtccatgccgcgtacgagacctcaaaagcgagcgggaaatttacaatacatttttaaaaactcccgctttcgcacctcgcggcgacccgcggtgccgggctttcgcacgaaaacctggcagacgacgtcacgtcttgcaaatgacgtcagaagccaggggttatcattggttcacagcgccaaattctttcagacgtcacgcgctaccgcggccgcgtccactccgcgcgccgcagccggcgaaGGTAaaaggggccgagtgagtggggccggcggaggagcgccgccgttttggcgtgcgagaggagagggaaaggcgcgaagacgcggaagttcaaatttcgtctgcatataacccagcttccacaaaacgcattaaaataattcttgctgggggataattgtgaaccgtcgtcttttaacattacagacatatcgcacctttattgagacccccttccTGGGTCCCTTTAAGATAATCTTCCGCAGTTAAagttgaatatctgttctgcagcgatatccctaatttctccattttccctcttaccgctaactcgttaatggacttcctcttcactagcttcttcagTTTTCCCCTAAAGTCTTacctaattcgagaccttaccattccgtGGCCGCTACAACACACCTTtctgaggacgtccacatcctgaacgatgtcaggttgagcgcatagtatgaagtcgatttcatttttagtgtcaccattggggctcttccaggtccacttcctgttctgtcGTTTGCAGAAGGAGAATTTATGATCCGTAAATtgtttctatctgcgaactcaaCTAATAACTcgcccctgctattcctagaatcTATCACATAGTCGCCTGGTCGCcaacctgcttcttgcccaccttcgcatgggagtcgcccatcagtacagtgtactgtgattttactttcaacggtctggacatcatggctggatgttggcgcgtaggcctgcaccacgttcagcttgtacctcccaTTGAATCTAATTATGATAGCTGCCACATTCTCCAGCAGCAGCTCATGCAAAACGCACTAGTAGACAAATTAATTTTTCCACGTCCTTGGTGCCTCTAGATACAGTCACTATTCAGCGCGTTCCCGCCGCATATTTCATATAAAAAAGCGAACGTATCGGTCGATTACTTAAGCATCTACAAAAAATACCCATGCCTTACTGCAAGGCAAAAGATAGGAGCACCACAAAACGTGGAAATCAACAGCCATAAAAAGAGGTCTCTAAATCTGCCGTAGCGCTAAGTGGTGCTCAGGCAAGCAATACAAGTAGGCAAACCACCACACCAGCAAGCAATGTACAAACGTACTCATATGATCATGCTATTCTTTATGGAAACTTGTTGCCTGCCGACGCAGTATTGCCAGAGAAACGCGCAGCATTGCTGGCTCGAGCTACGTACGCTATATGCTCTAGCGGCGACGATCGCAAGCGGTGCTGAACAGCTTGTGCATTTGCTCGAGACAAAGCTCGGTGTATAGCAGATCAGCTGCAGCCACTCTAAAGCAGGGAATCAGCAATTCCTAGTTGAACGCTTTTGGCTAGATCTTTTATTATTACGCAAATATCATGGCAAATTCATTCTTTCGTCAAAGGCAGAAATGCATAAAAATTTCATTATCATGTGGGgtcgctgttttttttccctgctAACTTAGAAAACTGgtttatacattttttttagtcTCAGTTTAAGACGCCGAGCATACTCAAGTGTGCACAGGCCGATGTATCATGGGGCCGATGCATTCGTCAGCCTCGATTGTCGCTCCTGGGATCTGCGCTTTTTTTGCCCCGCGAAAAACGAGAGCGACTTTTTGAGCTCCTCCTTCCGCTCCATTTCGGTCATAGCTCGAATCGGGGCAGCTTTCTTGGGCTTCTCGATGAACACTTCGGGCAGCCAGTGGACGACCACGATGCTCAGCAGGGTCGTGAATGCCGCGAACATGCTGAAGGCGGCGTTCGCGTTCCGCCCGGCGAGCGTGATGAGGGAGACGCTGGACAGCGTTCCGGCACCACCGAAGAAAATGGACAGGCTCACGCCGATGCTTCGAATGTGCGTGGGGAAGATGTCTCCCACGTAGCACAGGGCCACGCCCAGCGCAGCCGACACGGCAACCTTCATGCCTGCGTGCACGAAGGGGACGGCCGGGTTGTAGTCCCTGCTGATCACCGCCGCCTCGGCCAAGGCGCAGCTGCACACGACGGCGAGCAGCGCGGCCAGCGTGTCGCGCAAGCCCCACTTGGTCATGGCCCAGTAGGTGGCCGCGTAGTAGGCAGTCGAGAGGAAGACGTGCGCCGCATGCCAGCGGAGAGCCGTCGCTCTGTCCCTAACCAAGACGCCAAAGTAGAGGGCGCTCAGCGTAAACCTGGCGATGAAGACAGACACCGCACGACGGCGCATCTTTACCGTTTCGATGATGCCCTCCGCTGCGGATGTGGAGGCCGCGGATGAGTGGCTGCGGTCTATCTTCCCCAACTGGGTCATGATCACTGTGAGGGTTGCCCTGGCCTTGTTCATGTCCACGCCGTTGAGCTGGGCCGCTCTCAGGATGGAAACTTCGGCGTCGCGCATGTTGCCCGTGGTGAGGAGCCACACGGGTGACTCTTCCTGCAGGCAGCACCAAGTGGCGCTCATGGCCGTCGGAACGAGGAGCAGTCCCTGGGCGAGCAGCCAGCGCGGTTCCAGCAGCGAAACGGCGTGCAGAAGCGGCGGCACCACGGTGGCCGCCACGGCAGTGTGGAGCAGAGTGAAGAGCGAGCGCCACGCGTTCCCGGTCACCTCGTGCAGCAGGATGAAGGTGAGGATGTATGTGGCGGAGCCAGCCGATACGGCCACGATGCGGGTGACGACTAAGGAAGCGTACGTGGCAGCCACGCTGGTGCCTACGGAGGAGAGGAGCAGGACGAAGGCGCAGGCCAGCAGGACGGGCCTCCTGCCCACGCGGTCGGACAAGAAGCCAGCCACGGGCGCCAAGAATGTGTAGCCCACGACGTATGAGAGGGAGGACAAGTCGTACAGGCGCCGCCGCTCGCACACGAGGTCGAACAGGCTCACGATGCTGTCCCTCTTGTCGGCGATGTCGTAGTCCCATTTGTGGCAAGGCACGGCTGTCCTGTTTTCCAGGAGGCTGTCCTGCAGGCCGCGAGAAACGCTCAAGAATGTCACATTGGGAACATCGCACTTTTTGACACCAGAATTATTAAGGCGATAGCGTTAAagcccccgttctccagaaaatccgatgtcggcgttgcgagcgaaaaatcacgagcgtggctctggcaggtggtccctagAGAGCAACATAGGAGGTAGGTGGCCAACTTAGGTCATtcaccttgcagcgtcatcacaacctgcccgccggatagtgagcaaactccaccgtggcaagtggtagttaaattaatgattggtcgctcgaaaAGAACAGCCAGGGTTACACAAGACCCTCcattgggagcacctgccatcgcagggcagtagctCATCGccgaaccgctgcaccactgcgggaGTGGTATGGGGACTACCAGGGGTCAATGAATGTAAAGGAGAGAATGACCTTAAttgtgcatatatgggaattaacccactacgctgTCACGCCATACCCAAAACGCGGAACTTAAGTtttccctccatttttttttttttttgagcgatagctacattacgctagcatttcaagccttcagcgtgaccaccgtggcggtgccgtggcttatcacgtggttggtcacgcggtgcggagcagctgccggaggcgcggcgcgccggcgaaaccgagtggggaggggggaagggagtggagaggggaagagagtgaatccacgtctagggacgaagatgaagaaggaacgcccagcgaaacggagcagcgaaagactgactttgcagttcgactgagcgagttccactcggccagctgtagctatcgcgtcactccaggtttaactagagctaaaccacggccattttttactgcgaaagcaatactacgccaggtctaaccgcccgtcgcgtatgccgtgctccccccagagacggcgctgcgcttggcaggtggtgcgacgtcagctctctccgttgctatgacgacgcgtgacgtcagcttgctccccgccgcacctAGAAGgaagccgctcgtcgcgtgtgccattgcccccgagccggcgcctcgccgtgttggtagtagtagctctatggccTCGCCTATCAGGTGGTCTCatttgatatgacgacctccttgCCTTgctctcgctccgtggcggcttcactgcgatatatagcggtgcgctacgcgttggttgatcaatctcgccatggaa
Protein-coding sequences here:
- the LOC144121710 gene encoding carcinine transporter-like — encoded protein: MDASSCAASSYASSTKRAKEGSIVIEDSLLDGFVPQYSLAGIQESVYIVLGHGAYQRRFLTCGILCVAAALFQFLAYQLIGRPVDHWCQPPEGLAHLSAEAWKNLSIPVEADGSFSQCTMYDPSELDSLLENRTAVPCHKWDYDIADKRDSIVSLFDLVCERRRLYDLSSLSYVVGYTFLAPVAGFLSDRVGRRPVLLACAFVLLLSSVGTSVAATYASLVVTRIVAVSAGSATYILTFILLHEVTGNAWRSLFTLLHTAVAATVVPPLLHAVSLLEPRWLLAQGLLLVPTAMSATWCCLQEESPVWLLTTGNMRDAEVSILRAAQLNGVDMNKARATLTVIMTQLGKIDRSHSSAASTSAAEGIIETVKMRRRAVSVFIARFTLSALYFGVLVRDRATALRWHAAHVFLSTAYYAATYWAMTKWGLRDTLAALLAVVCSCALAEAAVISRDYNPAVPFVHAGMKVAVSAALGVALCYVGDIFPTHIRSIGVSLSIFFGGAGTLSSVSLITLAGRNANAAFSMFAAFTTLLSIVVVHWLPEVFIEKPKKAAPIRAMTEMERKEELKKSLSFFAGQKKRRSQERQSRLTNASAP